One Arcobacter sp. FWKO B genomic window, GGTGAGGGGATTTTATCATCGGTATTTGGTGAAGATAGAGAGATTGTTTTTGGGTCACATAATGACTTGGAAAATGATGAGGAGATAAATAAGTATTTTGATAAGATGATGGGACAAGCCATTTTGCTAAGAGCTTCTGATATACATATCCAAAAAACAAGTAGATCAGCAACTTTATGGTTTAGAATAGATGGTATAAAAGTTGAAATGGGAACGATGCCAATAGCTCTTGCAAAAACTTTAAAAAGAAGACTTGTGACGATGGCTGATCAGGAAGATTCTGATTATGAAAGTATTAATGGTATGATAAACTATGAATATGGTAAAAAAACTATCAAATTCAGACTTGGTCTAATCAATTCAAAAATGAATTTTTCTTTGGTTATGAGAATGATAGGTGGACGAGGTGTTGTGTCACATAATCTTAGAGGTCTAAATTATCCAGAAGAAACAGTAAATATTTTGGATAATCTAACCAAATATGCAAATGGTATGATATTGATTACTGGGCAAGTTGGTTCAGGTAAAACTCATCTTATGTATGCACTTTTACAAAAACTTGCAAAACAAAAACAATATGTAGTTACTATTGAAGACCCAGTTGAGTATGTGGATGAGTCATTTTTTCAAATAGATTTATCAGAATTTGCAAGTGCAAGTGAAGAGTTTAAATATGGTTATCCTGAAGCTGTAGTTGATATATTAAGACAAGATTCTAATATAATATTAATTGGTGAGACAAGAGAGCCAGCAACAGCTTCTCAGCTTATCAATGCATCAAACCTAGGGCAACTTGTATTTTCAACGATGCATACCAACTCTGCACCTGCAACAGTTTCTAGGATGACAAGTTCTCTTGGGATCAATGAAGGGGATATTGTCGATAATCTAAGAGGAATAGTATCTCAAAGATTAGTAAGAAAACTATGTGAACACTGTAAAGTTCCTGATGGAGAGGGTGGATATAAAAAAGTAGGTTGTGGTGAATGTAGTAATACAGGATTTAAAGATAGGGTACCAATTGCTGAAGTAGTGAGATTTAAAATAGGATATGGTGGAGATTTTAGTAATCCAGCAGAATATATGACTGTAGAAAAAGCTTCAATGGCTCAATATCACGCAGGGCTTATTACAAGAGAAGATGCACTAGCAATTGTTAGAGGGGAAGAAGTATGGTACGATTAGTAATTACCGATTTTGGTTCAAGGGAAGCTAGTGAGACATTTTATAGAAATGATGAGTTTGATACATTTGAATATCTTATAACCTATAGTGCATTTAAAAAACATAGTGTTTATTTATCAAAGTACTATATAAATAACAGTGTATATTCTTTAAATTTATTATCAAAATATTATCTTGAAAAAAACGAGTTCTTGATATATATAAATGAAGAAGAGTATATCATCCTATTTAACCACAAAACGGTATATAGTGCTAAAATCAATCAACACTTTATAACTGATGACATAATCAAATCAGTTCTTATTACAAAACATATCATTTTATTATCTGGAGCAATGGGACTTAAAAAAGTGTACTATGTGATAGATGGAAAATATAAGTATGCTATTGAAAATATTTTAAAATATAATACTTTAGATGACAATAAAGATGTTGTTTTAAAACCTCTTGGAAAGATTAAAAATCTTGTAAAGCCATTAAACGAGCTAAATAGGACAAAACTTCACTATTTGAAGTTGGGATATGTAATATCTTTGGTTGTAATATTGGGATGGTTTGGGCTTTTTGGACTCAATATGGCAAGTGATGCACTTACAAACGACGAATATTTAGCTAAGCTTAAATCTGAAGTAGATTTTGAAAACCAAGTATTGCAAAGACAGCAAAATATTTTAAATATAGAAAAGAAAAAACTAGATGAATTAATAGGGTGCATTAGTAATAATAATGAGGTACAAAGATGATTGGCATAAGTAATAAACAAATAGCAACTATTACAAAATATGCAGTTATGATAGCAGCTTTTTATATTGTAAGTTTTATATTTGTACAAGGGTTTAAATATATTAAGTATATGAAAGAAGAAAATAGTTTAAAAAGTGAATTAAACTTAAAACTGCAAGAGTCCCAAAATATAAAAATGGAAATTCAAATTATACAAGACAAGCTAGCTAATGTACAAAACAGCTATATTTCACAAGAAGAATTAGAAGAAAGAGTAATAGCAATATTTGAAAGAATGTCTGTATTTGATTTTCATTTGAGATATATTGGTGCTACAAAGCTTTGTATAGATAGATATGTTTTAATGGTTCAGCTTAGTGCAAGAAGTGAAGAAGGACTTAAGGCTGCTGAAGGAATCTTATCATATTTGGGTCAAACTCAAAAAAGTCAAGATAGTGATGTGATATATTATATTGACTATATATCTTCTATGCGGGAGTAAATTATGCTATATAAAAAGATATGTGTTTTAATATGTTTTACTTTTAGTTTGTTTGCAAGTGATTTATATGTAGATAATATTGAGCTTGCAAAAGCAAAAAAACTTGTTCAAAAAGAGGAACAAATAGCACTTGCTTATAAAAAATATATTTTAAAATATGGTGCAAAACCAACTATTGATAATCTAATATCTAATGGCTTTTTGCCTCAAGGTTTTAGTAAAATTAATCCTTTTGGCAAAGAAATGAAGATTTCTACTACCACACATACAATTGAAGATGGTCTTCCAGTTTCACTTAGAATGAAAGCTCATATATATGATTATTATTATGCCAATATAAATAGAGTTAATACTAAAGCTCCAATAAGCATAAAAAATAATTATACACAAATGGTACTATCTACAAAAGAAGAATATATCATAAGTATGAAAAATGAAAATAAGCTTACAAGTGTAAAGTCTGAAGCTAGAAATAAATACTATTTAGATGATAAAGGTGTTTTAAATTGGTATGACAATGATGGCAAATATGTGTACTCATATGATAAAAATTTATTAATAGATGATATGTTTGATACTAGTGGAAATATAAAAACAGCTATATATAATCTTTTGGAAACAAATAAAGCTTTATATGCTGGACAAATAATATATAATCTAAAAGATAATGTGGCACAAAAACACCTTAATATTGGTGGAGAAGGTAAAAAAATAGTTAAAATTGGTGGTTCTCAAAAAGATATTGGTAAAACTATTATACAATTTACCAGAAGAGCTGGAGGTATGATTGTTAATGGAGATATCTATACTTGGGGAAATAATGCAAATAAAATAACAGGTATAGAAAAAAATACATATACAGGCTCTGGGGGAAGTAATAGATATCCTGTAATTAACTCTTTAGTAAGGGCTAAGGTAAAAACATATGACAATGCAATAGATAGTAGAAATTATTTTTCATCACCATTGCGTCCTAAGTTTGTAGATTTTTTTGCTACAGTATATCATGGAACTTGTGGTGTAGCTACAGATGGTGCAATATATTGTGGCGGAAGTACAGGTGCTGAGACAACAAATTTATTTACAAATATCAATAAAGATGGAAGTAGTGCAGAGATGCTATATAAAAGCTCTTTTTTTGATGGAAGTACAGGTAAAAAAGCTACAAAAATAATGGCAAATAATCAAATATGGTTAATTTTAGCAAATACAAGTATAGAACCAATTGATGGCAGTTATAAAAATGGTCAAATATGGAGATGGGGAAGAGATTTTGCTGGTTTTTCAGGAGATAGTAAAAACACTACTTATAAATATGATAATACTGGTAATCCAACAGAGTTGATAGTTACTTCTGGTGGTACGAAGGTATTATTTAAAGACTTAACATATCTTTTGACTATAGGATATAGAAAAATGGGAGCTTTATCCAATGAAGGAGATGTTTGGATATGGGGGCTTGATGATTATTATACACAAAACTGCACTCAAACAATAGGTGGGAAGAGTGTTAATTTATGTATACCATATAAGGTGTCTTCTAATATTGCATTTAGTAGTTTAAAAGGTGGATTGCAAGGCTTTGTTGCAAAAGGTGTAGATGGAAACTTTTATAAAATATCACAAAAATGGGGTGAACTTCCAAAAGTAGAATCTTTGACAGATGCAATCAGAAATAGTGGTGATGATAATGAAATATTAGCCGTTGATTTATCTAGTAAACTAAGTGGCACAAGTTTGATTGAAAATGCTGGTATAGTATGGGTAAATTCAAAGAATGAATTAAGAGGTGATTATTTTACTGCTTCAAATGTAAATGATACATTGTTTAAAAAGGCTATTGAAACTATCAAATGGAAAAATATAAAAGTTATAGAAGATGATAACGGGATGTGCGGTATAGATATATATAATCAGATGTATTGTTGGGGAATTGTATCATATACGAGATCAGGAACTAGTACAACAGATTATATAGGTAATACATTTATGTTACCTGTATTTAATACAAATTTATATGATTTAGACAAAGATTTTTTGGTGGCTGAGGGTGGCAGAAATGGTCATTTGACACCTATAAGCTCTGGTGATTGGACTACTGGTGGTGGGACATTTTTTCTAAAATATCCTACTTATATAGGTGGTTTTAATTATGAATTTATATTTAAATAATAATATTAAAAAAAGGAAAAGAAATATGAAAAAATTAAGTTTTGTTGTTGGTTTGCTGGTAGCTGTTAATATATATGCCCAAGATAAATTGGATATCTTAGATAAACAGTCTCAAGAGTTTTTCAAGGCAATTACTGGATTAGAAAAAGATTATCTTGAAGCACAAATGAAAAACATTTCTATTAGTGGTAGAAGTCAAGGTAGTATGCCATCTGCACCTACAAGATCAAATCAAGATGTATATGTTCCACAGGGATATTCAGAAGGTGGAGTTGTTCTTAGTCAAGAAGAATATATCAGAAATACATTTAATAATGAAAATGAATTAGCAAGAATCAAAACTGATTTTGCAAGAATTACAACTTTTAAGGACTTAAAAATAAAAAGTATGTACTCTTTTAATGGTCAAGATTATGCAGTATTGTATCTTGATGATGGCTCATCTGCACAAAAGATAAATGATGAAAATACTTTTCTTATAGAAGGTAGATATAAAAAAGGAGATATGATTTTGGGTCATAAGGTAGTATCTCTTAATACAAGAACAAAAAAGATAGAGTTGTATAAAGAACTAGATTCTGAGTATGGGTACTATATTTATCTATCTAACTATGGAGTTGGTGTGAGTGATTTGAAAAAAAATGAAAAACCAAAACAAACAGTAGCTTCAAATAATACTCAAAATACAAAAAATCAACAACCTAAAACTTCAGAGCCTAGTGCTATCCAAAAAGTTTTTGATGAAGCAGATATAAAAACAACATCTACACAACAATCAAACTGCTTATATAAAGTAAATGTAAAAAGTTTAAATGTAAGAAATCAAACATCGCCAAATGCAACAATATTAAGAATATTAAGACAAAATGATAAATTCAGTATAAGTAAGACACAAGGAGACTGGGTACTGATTGATACAATCCATAAGCATATATCAGGTGATATTATGGATGTAAAAGATCAAAACAACTGGGTAAATATTGTAAATAATAATGCTGATTTAGAAGATGATTGCAAGGAGTAATGACTTGAGTTTTGAACAATATAAAATAAAAATTGATGCATCATTTGACAATATCAAAAGTGAGTTTGATGGAATAGAGTATTCTTTTACACAGCTTTTTGATATCCAGAGTGTTTTTTCAAGTGATGATAGAGGTAAGATAAAATTAAGTAAAACAACATTTAATACAACTCATACTGATATACAAAATAAGATTCTAATGATAAACAAAGAGTTGCAACGGTGCCTAGATATCGTACAGAATTATTTTGAAAAAACTCTACAAAATAATAAAATTAATAAAAGTGTTAATATAATTGATGGTACAACTGAAAATAAAAAAGTACTATCAATGCTGATACAAGAAAAAAATGGTAAATCTATATCAAAAGAGTTAAATAATATTTTGATATTAAAAGATAAAATAGTAAATTTACAATTTTTAATCAGCTTATTTGATACTTCATTTTCATATGCACAAATTAGTAAAATGACATTAGAGGAGCTTATCAATAGTGTATTTATTTTTGAATTTATAGATACATGCTCAATTCTGTACAAAAACTTTAATGAGTTTAAATTTTATATTGAAAATTTTTATAGTGATTTTAGAACCAATGACTATATTGAAGATATTGAAATTTTACTTGAGTTACATAAAAGAAATTTGGAACTTTATTCATATCAAGATATTAAATATAAAATAATCTTGGAGTACAACATAAATATTGGTGATGTAAAACTAAAGTTATTAAATAAATATTTTTTGCAACAAGCTATATCATTATTGATAGAACAATCTTGTCTTGACCTTATAAAAAAAGAGTTAAAAAAAGGTAAGTTTCATAAGCTGATAGAAATAAATATTTTAAAAGTTAAAAAAAATATTAGAATCATCATCAAGAACAATGGATTTGACACAAAAGAACTAATTGGCAACGAGTATATTAATCTTATACTGTGTGATAATATCGCTAACAATATAGATATTATTCTTGAGGCTGATACTATTGAAAATGAAGGTATGAACTATATTTTAAAACTCTAATATATTAAAAATATTTAATATAAAAAGATGTCACAGTATCTGTGGCATCTTTTTTTTATGCCAATTTTTTCTATGGAACACCATTTGCAATAACCTTTTGTGAAACATTTAACAAAAGGAGTTCAAGATGTCAACTTTAAGACAGATAGCATTTTATGGTAAAGGTGGGATTGGAAAATCTACAACTTCTCAAAATACATTGGCAGCAATGTGTCATTATTTCGAGAAAAAAATATTAATCGTTGGTTGTGACCCAAAAGCGGATTCAACAAGACTTATACTACACGAAAAAGCTCAAAGTACAATTATGCAACTAGCAAGTGAAGCTGGAACAGTTGAGGATTTAGAATTAGAAGATGTATGTAAACCAGGTGCTGGAGAATTTCATCCAGATGATGAAACAATCACAAAAGGTTACATTATGTGTACAGAATCAGGTGGACCAGAGCCTGGAGTTGGATGTGCTGGTAGAGGAGTTATTACAGCAATTAACTTCCTAGAAGAAGAGGGCGCTTACAATGACGAACTAGATTTCGTATCATATGATGTTCTAGGAGATGTTGTTTGTGGTGGATTTGCTATGCCAATTCGTGAAGGTAAAGCTCAAGAGATATATATCGTTATGTCTGGTGAGATGATGGCTATGTACGCAGCTAACAATATCTCAAAAGGTATTTTAAAATATGCAAATACTGGTGGAGTTAGACTAGCTGGACTTATCTGTAACGCTAGAATGACAGATAGAGAGTATGATTTGGCTAAAAACTTAGCTACACAAATAGGTACTCAAATGATTCACTTCGTTCCAAGAAGTAACCATGTTCAAAGAGCTGAGCTAAGAAGAATGACAGTTGTTGAATTTGCTCCAAAATCAGAGCAAGCAATGGA contains:
- the nifH gene encoding nitrogenase iron protein, yielding MSTLRQIAFYGKGGIGKSTTSQNTLAAMCHYFEKKILIVGCDPKADSTRLILHEKAQSTIMQLASEAGTVEDLELEDVCKPGAGEFHPDDETITKGYIMCTESGGPEPGVGCAGRGVITAINFLEEEGAYNDELDFVSYDVLGDVVCGGFAMPIREGKAQEIYIVMSGEMMAMYAANNISKGILKYANTGGVRLAGLICNARMTDREYDLAKNLATQIGTQMIHFVPRSNHVQRAELRRMTVVEFAPKSEQAMEYRELARKIIANDLKVIPTPLHMDDLENLLMEFGLEEEVEADAIGKRAEEA
- a CDS encoding GspE/PulE family protein, with product MIRKIFNRNYNSVFFDINKLKNINFKDMAEQQKKQIIKLFSKDENSDISLSFLIEEAIKEKYNLKGGYGDLLSNEEQYADFVRSLGYEYYATYTELSKHYQDTSSQLDEKKLEFCASMYIITLEDKKTKNKVLGIRDVVNLDFEILSKFYFTKVVVLGEGILSSVFGEDREIVFGSHNDLENDEEINKYFDKMMGQAILLRASDIHIQKTSRSATLWFRIDGIKVEMGTMPIALAKTLKRRLVTMADQEDSDYESINGMINYEYGKKTIKFRLGLINSKMNFSLVMRMIGGRGVVSHNLRGLNYPEETVNILDNLTKYANGMILITGQVGSGKTHLMYALLQKLAKQKQYVVTIEDPVEYVDESFFQIDLSEFASASEEFKYGYPEAVVDILRQDSNIILIGETREPATASQLINASNLGQLVFSTMHTNSAPATVSRMTSSLGINEGDIVDNLRGIVSQRLVRKLCEHCKVPDGEGGYKKVGCGECSNTGFKDRVPIAEVVRFKIGYGGDFSNPAEYMTVEKASMAQYHAGLITREDALAIVRGEEVWYD